From the Serratia nematodiphila DZ0503SBS1 genome, one window contains:
- a CDS encoding glycosyl transferase family 2, which translates to MHERQEKNAMFISFDAVSVSGITVEAMKIAKRLQACGFRSYLDLGYDIKIDKGNFNKPYQHEHDIYRDVFTLVRLDDITSIRDYHPAFLDYAHAALIGQKTPIDEQEKAALLHTIALTARQLADRLVAQWEALAVSHVVVENGTLPENIIYTKALYLAIEDYGRRYRLTRFVIWRDHDLMWNSEKKVLKYGPPPYSHAIKPIPSKYITYVTLNHDLKQKLEAWCNHDVHVEVKKNTYDFSDSHERTNVRKQMNIRDNDLLIARTTRIIPQKRLDRDIMLISRLNDLFIRDHNTRRAYLAIAGNEYENPSCYLQLAKLAQELNVLPYVKFVGMLPHVDMRSENDAFCIEDLYHSCDLVSFLTSYDYDSYGNPIGEAISCRRCYITTRYEYYHEVYGRHGFEAPVMPISELQDGPPNDEFIQEVYRFINNKEQMKRVAEKNYALGKRILSNNVMEFLNIS; encoded by the coding sequence ATGCCGTCTCGGTCTCGGGGATCACGGTGGAAGCAATGAAGATTGCCAAACGACTGCAAGCCTGTGGATTTCGCTCTTATCTTGATCTGGGATACGACATCAAGATTGATAAGGGAAACTTTAATAAACCCTATCAGCATGAGCATGACATCTACCGCGATGTCTTTACGCTGGTCCGCCTGGACGACATCACGTCGATTCGAGATTACCACCCCGCCTTTCTCGACTACGCACACGCGGCGTTGATCGGCCAGAAAACGCCCATTGACGAGCAAGAAAAAGCCGCTTTGTTGCATACCATCGCGTTGACGGCGCGGCAGCTGGCGGATCGCCTCGTCGCCCAATGGGAAGCGCTCGCAGTCAGCCATGTGGTGGTGGAAAACGGCACGCTGCCGGAAAACATCATCTATACCAAAGCGCTGTATCTGGCGATCGAAGATTATGGCCGACGTTATCGACTGACGCGTTTCGTCATCTGGCGCGATCATGACCTGATGTGGAACAGCGAAAAAAAGGTGCTCAAATACGGCCCGCCACCTTATTCTCACGCCATCAAACCTATCCCTTCAAAATACATTACCTATGTCACGCTCAATCACGATCTGAAGCAAAAGCTGGAGGCCTGGTGCAATCATGATGTCCATGTCGAGGTAAAGAAAAATACCTATGACTTCTCGGACAGTCACGAAAGAACGAATGTCAGAAAGCAGATGAATATTCGCGATAATGATCTTCTCATTGCCAGAACCACCCGCATCATCCCTCAGAAAAGATTGGACCGCGATATTATGCTGATCAGCCGGCTTAACGATTTATTTATCCGCGACCACAACACTCGACGCGCCTATTTGGCGATCGCCGGCAATGAATATGAAAACCCGTCATGTTATCTGCAACTCGCCAAATTGGCGCAGGAACTGAATGTTCTCCCCTATGTCAAATTCGTCGGCATGCTTCCCCATGTCGATATGCGCTCGGAAAACGACGCGTTTTGCATAGAGGACCTCTATCACTCTTGCGACCTGGTCTCTTTTCTCACCTCGTATGATTATGATAGCTATGGCAATCCTATCGGTGAAGCGATCAGTTGTCGCCGTTGCTATATCACCACTCGCTACGAATATTATCACGAAGTCTACGGCCGGCATGGGTTTGAAGCGCCCGTCATGCCGATCTCCGAGTTACAGGATGGGCCGCCGAACGACGAATTCATCCAGGAAGTCTACCGGTTCATTAATAACAAGGAGCAGATGAAGCGCGTGGCGGAAAAGAATTACGCGCTGGGCAAGCGAATTTTATCCAACAACGTCATGGAGTTCTTAAATATCAGCTAA